The following are encoded together in the Montipora capricornis isolate CH-2021 chromosome 5, ASM3666992v2, whole genome shotgun sequence genome:
- the LOC138049263 gene encoding large ribosomal subunit protein uL10m-like — protein MALAGLVVKTKFLIFPFAVFNRRFEFARNISKMAASCKSGRNKRREVKPSARKLMIADQVRDVFESNDMVLVFQFGDMDTKEWEELRFTLKKDDITVKMFPNRVTTKALEDTKYREVTPLFLAPTFVTFSKEAKVKPLLSAIKKQPKVELLGGKIDDQLLSRNSVVDYSTLPLLIELQGQLLQILSEPSRRLTTLLGQSQSNLSASLSQYVSQGEDKS, from the exons atggcgctggCTGGACTCGtagttaaaactaaatttttgatATTTCCCTTTGCAGTTTTCAATAGAAGGTTTGAATTTGCTCGGAATATCTCTAAGATGGCGGCAAGTTGTAAATCTGGAAGAAATAAACGCAGGGAAGTGAAG CCAAGTGCTAGAAAACTAATGATAGCCGATCAGGTCAGGGATGTGTTTGAGTCCAATGATATGGTTCTTGTTTTCCAATTTGGTGACATGGATACCAAAGAATGGGAAGAATTGCGATTCACCCTCAAGAAGGATGACATAACTGTTAAGATGTTCCCAAACCGAGTAACAACCAAGGCTCTAGAAGACACAAAATACCGTGAAGTAACTCCGTTGTTTTTAGCTCCGACCTTCGTTACATTTTCCAAGGAAGCCAAAGTAAAGCCCTTGCTGTCAGCAATTAAAAAACAACCGAAAGTGGAATTGCTAGGAGGAAAAATTGACGATCAGTTGTTATCAAGAAATTCTGTTGTGGATTATTCCACGCTTCCATTGTTAATAGAGCTCCAAGGACAGTTACTTCAAATCTTATCAGAACCTTCTAGAAGACTAACTACTCTTCTTGGACAAAGCCAATCAAACTTGTCTGCAAGTTTGTCACAATACGTTAGCCAAGGAGAAGACAAGAGCTGA
- the LOC138049260 gene encoding hyccin-like, protein MDLETVKEVLESYRKSESPSNIQKLKNDKNLVNGIIKNLPEHYADQLSNPVYSKLFDLFCHGGKAGQLFVLQFVPVLIWTYLSATTRKDEQAYGNLEALLLVIYNSEAETEEQRIRTFRLPSLSRPSIYHEPYQGLATSSMLTETALSRHEQSVMVITVSGPGRQLNKITAMHRLSVLSALLYQYNSNIVYMSEASHHSFCIMALRLAKCGFYKLCQGSKQESDSEFSKEELTKLAHHPRITLNSEFIQEITHGLYFLMYNGQSLVATNALNDLHWRAAHGLMAPAHMLTSAIKHSLEQSGGLPKEGPLGLEMYQTDSQDAKSMNDKSGNVLALTTSGLKMSASYVEYPAVSTEDISLEGEAKKLNLSSHQTPKEAVKSHKKAHSTGYFKRPGFLSPKEQIELERIPGESESLSELLRPSASDTVVPSDKIDGVELLSTSFSSYGVLEHKF, encoded by the exons ATGGATCTTGAAACGGTCAAAGAAGTTTTAGAG tCGTATCGTAAATCTGAATCGCCATCAAACATACAGAAGttgaaaaatgataaaaacCTGGTGAATGGAATAATTAAGAACCTACCAGAGCACTATGCAGATCAG CTGAGCAACCCAGTGTACAGTAAGCTGTTTGATTTGTTTTGTCATGGTGGAAAAGCAGGCCAGCTGTTTGTTCTTCAGTTTGTTCCTGTGCTGATATGGACTTACCTGTCTGCCACAACAAGAAAGGATGAACAG GCTTATGGCAATCTTGAGGCTCTATTATTGGTGATTTATAATTCC GAAGCAGAAACTGAAGAACAAAGAATCAGGACATTTAGACTGCCTTCTCTCTCAAGACCATCAATTTACCATGAG CCTTACCAGGGACTTGCAACTTCCTCAATGTTAACTGAGACAGCGCTGAGTAGGCACGAACAGAGTGTGATGGTCATAACTGTATCGGGCCCAGGAAGACAGCTTAATAAGATCACTGCTATGCACAG ACTTTCTGTCTTAAGTGCTCTTTTGTATCAATACAATTCCAACATTGTGTACATGAGTGAAGCATCTCACCACAGCTTCTGCATCATGGCACTAAG ACTAGCAAAATGCGGCTTTTATAAGCTTTGTCAAGGCAGCAAACAGGAATCAGACTCAGAGTTTTCAAAGGAGGAGCTAACAAAGCTGGCCCATCATCCAAGAATTACTCTGAATTCTGAGTTTATTCAGGAGATAACACATGGATTGTACTTCCTCAT GTACAATGGACAGAGTCTTGTTGCCACAAATGCATTGAATGATCTTCATTGGCGAGCAGCTCATGGTCTGATGGCCCCAGCTCACATG TTGACAAGTGCCATCAAGCATTCACTGGAACAGTCAGGAGGTCTTCCCAAGGAGGGACCTCTGGGGCTTGAAATGTACCAAACAGATTCACAGGATGCCAAGTCTATGAATG ACAAATCTGGAAATGTTCTGGCTTTGACAACCAGCGGCCTGAAGATGTCTGCAAGTTACGTGGAGTATCCAGCTGTCAGCACTGAAGATATTTCgctcgaaggtgaagcaaaaaaactaaatttgtcTTCGCATCAAACTCCTAAGGAAGCGGTGAAGTCACACAAGAAGGCTCACAGCACCGGATATTTTAAGCGTCCGGGTTTCCTGTCGCCTAAAGAGCAAATTGAACTCGAGCGTATACCAGGAGAAAGCGAAAGTTTGTCGGAGTTACTTCGGCCAAGTGCGTCGGACACCGTTGTTCCTTCGGATAAAATCGATGGTGTGGAGTTGCTGTCAACAAGTTTCAGTTCTTATGGAGTCCTGGAACATAAATTCTGA